A segment of the Deltaproteobacteria bacterium GWA2_45_12 genome:
CAATTGACTTTGTGCTTGGCAATTTTTTCACCCAATAATTTTGCATAGACTCCCGGATGAAGCGCCATGAAAGGGCCTCCAAAACAGGGGCTAAAGGTGGCCTGGGGTTCTTTAATGCCGCGTTCTGTCCCGGCCACTTTGGCCGTGTATCCTGAAAGAAAATGATACATGGCTTGCGCTGAAGTCAGGCGAGCTACAGGGGGAAGTACGCCAAAGGCATCACAGGTGAGCATGATCACATTTTTAGGGTGCCCGCCGGTTCCACTTTCAACCGTGTTCGGAATGAAACCGATGGGATAAGAAGCCCGTGTATTTTCAGTGAGGGCCTCACTATCAAGATCAATCTTGCGTGTGGCTTGGTCAAAGACAACGTTTTCGAGCACGGTGCCAAAACGCTGCGTGGTCGCATAAATTTCGGGTTCAGCGGATTTTGATAATTTGATCACCTTGGCATAACAACCGCCTTCAAAATTAAACACCCCATTGTCGCTCCATCCATGCTCGTCATCTCCGATCAGATTACGTTCGGGGTCGGCTGACAAGGTTGTTTTCCCTGTGCCGGACAAACCAAAGAACACGGCGGCATCGCCACGAGGGCCAATATTGGCCGAGCAATGCATGGACATCACCCCTTTTTGGGGAAGCAAATAATTCAAAAGAGTGAAAATGGATTTTTTGGTTTCACCCGCATAATTGGTTCCCCCAATCAAAATGATTTTTTTGCCAAAATTGGGAAGGATAAAAGCCTCGGAATTGGTGCCATCAACGGCTGGATCGGCCTTAAAATTGGGAACATTGATGAGAATATATTCCGGCTTGTGATTTTTGAGTTGGTCTTTGTCTTTTATAGGCACAAACATGTTTTGTGCAAAAAGACTGTGCCAGGCAAATTCAGTGATGACACGGATGGGCACACGAAACTGGGGGTCACAACCGGCATAGCAGTCTTGAACAAAAACATCTTTCCCCTGCAGATACTGTAAAACCTTGGCATAAAGGGCATCAAATTGGGCAGGCTCGATGGATTTATTGACCTTCCCCCACCACACTTTGGAGGAGGGTTCTTTAACGATGAATTTGTCGTTGGGGGAACGTCCGGTGTATTTTCCGGTATGAACAATGAAAGGGCCATCAGCAGCAATAAAGCCTTCGTTACGGCACACAGCTTCTTCATAAAGCCTGGGGGCGCTTAAATCCCAGTAAATCTTCCGGGTCCCTTTGATCCCATTATCTTCAAGAGAGAACTTTTTAGCTTGGTCTGTAGACATGATGAAAACTCCTTATGAAATAATTTGAATTTAAAATAACCAACCCCTTTTACATTTAAAAGGGGCCCTTTTAAAATCAGCTAGCATGGCCAAAATCGCTTGAAAAGTGGTTTTTTAGACCTTTTCCAACTCGTTTCTTTACATGCTCCCATTAAAATTACTGGAAAATTAAAGATGGGTTCTATAAACAATGGGACTGATAGTTACAGGGAATAATTTTCATACCAAAAACTTAATAAGCGCCCGCGACTAAGCCCGGGTACCTGGTACTCCAGGTGGGCGATGAAGTGGTTCCAAGCCGAGAGGCGCAAACCATAGCGATAGCGGAGGGCAACCAAAAAAATTTAATAGGCGCCCGTAGCTCATTTGGATAGAGCATCGCCCTTCTAAGGCGAGGGTAGCAGGTTCGAGTCCTGCCGGGCGCACCAATTGGACGAAGAGGCCATTTCGGAGAGAATCCGGAATGGCTTTTTCATTTCATATCGCACACTTGGTGCGTCAAAAACTCGGTTCGAAAGTATCTTTTCTAGGAAGTCTCGCTTCTCCTCTGCAGTACGAGACATCCATAATGTTTTCGCGCTTGTAGCCAGTTCTAAAACTTTTTTCGCAGTAGTGAGATAAGCGCCATCAATGTCCCTTTGTGCTTGTGCCATGAGGAGAGTAAACCGTTCTCTCTCTTCCCGAATGCGTTGAATCTGGCGCTTGTAACCTTCCACATCAAGTAATTCATTGCGATGGTCGTCGTAAATTCGGTCTTCTGCATTTTCGAGAGCTTTAAGACCTGCCATGTAGCTTACAATATCCCTTTTACGCGCCTCTCCAACCCTGTGATGAACGACATCAAGCGCATTGGCGATGTCCTTTGCCAAATCGTCAGTGATCGTAATCTTGTCCACGGCATTACCAAGATCGTTGAGCATTTTGTCCTCGGCAACATAGATCAGCTTCAAGTGGCTTTGCTTGGCGTTGCTGCAGCGATAGTAATCGTATTGCTTGGTTTCACCTGTAGATTTGACGTGCTTGGTTTTCGGGTCATATGTGACTGAGCAACCACACTCGCATTTAATCCATCCCGTGAACAATCCCATTTTCTGATTTTTTCTGCGGCCGGGCTCCCTGAATGTTTTCTGCACACGTCGAAAAAGGTTTTGAGGAACAATCAATTCGTGTTTTCCCTCATACCATTCACCCTTCCAACAAAACTTCCCGCCATAGAAGGGAAGTTTGAGCAACTGTTCGATTGAGCTTTTATGTCTGAAGCGACCTTTGAGTTTCGTTGGTAAAGAAGGCGATTCCAAAATTTTGAGACGGACCGCTTCGTAGCTCATCCCTTGATCCCGCATTTCAAAAATACTCACCACGATGTGGCGCGTATTGGAATCCGGAACAATGATGCTGTGTCTTTCTCCAGTGGGTTTGTGGTTCAAATAGCCAAGAGGCGCTTTGACCGGATACCATCCTTGCTCTGACTTCTCCCGCATCCCCTTGATTGCTTCTCTGGCAATATTCATGGAGGCATATTTCCCTACCGAGGTCATGATGTCGTCGATGAAGATATCCGTGGCATTGGAGGTTCGACTGAAAACACGTCCTTCCTTGTAGAGGTGGACTTCAATCTTGCCCTCTTGATACAGCTCCTGAATAATTTCTTTGTCTCGATGATTACGTCCCAAGCGATCGGATTTTTCAACCACGAGGGCAAGCGTTTTCTCATCGGGATAATCATCGACGAATTTCAAAACCTCGTTGAACTTTTTTCTCTGAGACTGCTTGCTCGCCGTTTCCTGAAACGTGAATTGATGCAAAACATTGTATCCCTTGCTTCGGGCGTATTCTGTCCCGTGCCTTTGCTGGGCATCCAGAGAATAGCCTTCTTTCTGCCTTCGGTCAGAAACTCGATTGATGATAACAGCGTCCATAAAATTAGCCTTAGCTCGCAGGTAGTTCGGGTGCCTTGTTCTTAGCTCTCTCCAGGTCGTTTGACCACTCCAAAAGGGTTCTAAAAACGTCCACTAGGGCCTCAAACTCCTCGGAATTCAAAACGATTTCGCCGTTTTGGTACGTTCGAATTTTATCATCCTTCTTAGGTTTCTGGGTTCCTTCTTTCAGTAAATTGTCATGCATTTAAGCCTCCGCACGTTTTAAAATTTTTTCCTCGATATGATTTCCAATCAAAGACCAACACCTGACCACCTTCCCGGAAACGGTCGATGACCCGTTCTCCTAGGACTTTTGCCAATTCCGGCATGGTGAGGTTTGTTAGGATGAGTGTTGGTTTTAACCACTCGTAGCGGTCGTTGATGATTTCGGTGAGGTAGAGCCGCTCAGTGTCCGAACCGAATTGAACCCCCAGTTCGTCAATCACCAGAAGATCCGGCTCAATAAATCGCCGAATGGCTTCGGATTCGTTTCCTCCGGACCACGAGGCCTTGATTGCCCGGACGATCTTCATGGCCGTTGTGATGAGGGCCGTTTTACCTTTGGTTGTGACAACCTCTTTCGTAATGGCAGAGGCGAGATGATTCTTTCCAGTACCGGGCTTGCCGGTGAAGATCATTCCCGGGGATTCACCGAAATGATCGAGAAGCTCCCGGGACTGTTGCATCGCATAAGCCTGCTTGTCGGTTTCTGCCTGAAAGTTCTCGAAGGTTTTTGACTGAAAGCGCGGGGCGATCATGGCGTTTTCGAGATTCTTGTTGATCCTCTCCTGACGCCTGAGATTCTCTTTTTTTGTTTCTTCCCGACGATCCCGTTCTCGCTGATCTTCTCCGCATTTCAAGCAAAACCATCGCCATGATGGCGTGGAGTCATACCAGCCAAAATTGACGGCCTGTTTCTCCACTCCATGCTTTTCGCAAGTGGGAGAGCTACCAGGTCCCTTCGGAATAATCTTTTCCGGCAAAGCTGGCGTAATTGTCTGTTCCATGCGTTCCTCGCTCTTGTGCGACGCCGATCCAACGGTTCAGGTCGCGGATAAACCACAGGTATGGGAAACTGGCTTCGACAATGCGCTTGTCGTGGGCGGCGAGGTACGCTCGGACGGCCTGACGGTACACGGAATCATCAGGGATTTGGCTCACGGTGCGTTTGGCGGCACCGCCGTGTTCTCTGAAATTACCGACGACATAGTCGTGCCCGGTGGAGTTTTTGTATTCTTCCCGAAAGACATCCAACCGGGGATGGGTCTTTCGAGAGGATGGCGGCTGTGCCGCCATCTCCGTAGGAGATGTATTTGTATCTTTATCTCCCTCTCTATCTCTCTCTAGCGTGACTTTCTTGGATGGCTGCGTGACGTTCGTCACGTGAGAGTCACTTGCCTTCTTCTGACGATAACGTGATGCGCGTTCGGCATCGCTCAAATAGCTATCCTGTCGTTTTTCAAAGTTTTTGATGATGACGATCCCATCTTGCCTTTCGATCATTTGAAGCTTCTCAAACTTTTCCAGAGCGCTTGTGATCATCTCCTTTGGGTCAGTTCCGTCGGAACATTGATCGAGTGTCGAGTATCCACAGAGGGTGACAAAGTCATCGTTGTCGAACGGAATCGATTCCGTCACGCAGACCCGACCGGGGTGCGCGTGACGCGCGTCACTTTCGGAAGCGAGGCAGAGCAGAACAATCCAGAACCACCGTTCCTCCACCGTGAGACGGCGGATCTTGTGGTCATAGATGATATCCGAATAGAGTTTCATCCACGGTAGTCTTGCCACGTTCATTCCTTTAAAAAACCCAGATCGAGCTGCTTCAAAGCCTCGTTCACCTGGGGCATGAGATCTTTGAGTTTTTCTGCAAGCGTACGGAGACGCTTCCACTCGCGACGCTTGTACGCTTCGACTTCTTCCTGCGTTCCCAACCAATAACCCTTGCTGAGAGAGACAATCGGAAATCCTTGAGCCTGAAGAGATGCAATGGCGTCCCGATTGGCTCTGTCTGGATAACCCGTCACGGAAACGAGGGCATCCCGTGTCAGCGAGAGAGAGGAGATTTCCTTTCCTCGCAAGAGACTTAAAATTGTGGATTCCAGATCAGTCATTTTCAAATTATCATGCAGCGTTTGCTGCAGCCTTTTTCTTGAGATTTTCAGCCAAGTTTTCTGTTTTTGAAGCGTTGTTATTTGTCTGAGGAGTTGAGTTCACAGCGGGGAAAGCGGCTTCGATAGTGGTGTCGCCGTCCTTGATGGCAGTTTTCAAACCCGTGAGCGTTTCAAGATCCTTGAGATCAATATCTTCGAGGCCAGCCTTCCCTAGAACCGCTAGGATGCGATCGAGCGAGACACTCATCTTTTGAAAATACTCGAGAGCTTTTTGCCGACGACTAGCCAGAGTTGTCGCATCTCCGATAGCGACATTTTTGGCGGCCTCATAAATGGAATCGATAAAAGTTTTGGGGATGACTTTGAAGATGGCATTCCGAAGAGCGATCGCGCAGGCGGCATTGGCAGTGACCGCAACCATATCGTCAGAATATTTCTTGCCGTACTTATCGGTGATCCGTCGGCGAACCTCGATGGTCATGGCGACGTTGGTTTCCAGGTCGTGGGCCATGCCTTGGGCGGTGACCCATTTGTCGTCCTCGCCGACAATACGTGATCCGTACCTGAGATTATTCCAGGCGGATCCGACGATCTCGGCAAGTCTCACACCCGGACCTTCGATCTCTTTGCCTCCGCGCGAGAGTTTGTAGAAACAAGATGCGGCCGTATCTTCATCCGATGTGGCCATTGCAAGGGCCGCCTGCTTGAAACGGCTGATACTCCTGGGGTAACGGTGTGCCGTAGCGATCTGGATGTCGACATCCGATCGGTCAACAATCGGAATGCTGAGCGCTGGCGGTAAGACTTCTGTCGTTTCTTGTGTTTTCTCCATGTGAGTCTCCATTCTTTTTGAATCGCGGGACGCGAAAGGTTTGTTCCTTCACTGTGTAGGCTGATCTATGCTGCTCAAAATAAGTGAGTGTTCCGAAACCACACTCGGCCGCTTCCGCATCCTCCAAAGCGGCAAGGATTTTACGCTCGCTCTCATCTTTGAGCTTGCTTGCGGCGCTCGCCGTGGCCTTTGCATCGAGCCATCCCTGAATAAGGGAATCTTCAATCGGGACGATTTTCTTAGGGATCCTTTGCAGCCTCTTTATAATTTCGAGGCTGGGCAAAGAATCCGGAGGCGGGATATTTTTCTGAACGTGTTCCTTCCAGAATTGCTCTTCGAGGTGTTGGAGCGATTGAATGAGATCATCGTTTCTCTCAACCCGATACATTCGGAAACCGACACCGCCCAGAAGGACGGGCACCCACACGATTTTGATTTCGGCTCCCATCACCGCCATCTGGTGCTGGCACTGAACGATATACTTTTCAGGAATTTGATCCGTTCCGATTTCTCCCCATTGATCCCGATCAAAAGGAGTGATGATGCCGGCTGTCTTGGCTTCTACAATAGCGTGCTCATGATGGATGACAGCATCGAGATGAGCGGCCATGAAACCGTTCTCATGGACACGGAACTGATTGCGCGTGATTTTGAATCCGGTCTCTTTGCGAAACCATTTAAGGACGGCATCTTCACAGAGGTTTCCGATTTGAGCCGCCTCACCGAGGTTTGGCTCTGAAAGATTCTGGACTTTGGACAGATAAACGTCGGCAGCTGTTTTCCAAGGATCAACGCCAACAACAGCTGGTGCATCGCTGCCGCCAAGATAATTTTTTCTCTGCTCTCTTTGTTTTTCAGTAATGGGCATAAAACCACGCTTTGAGTGTTTGAAAAAGTATGACGGCCGTGGATCCCAAGAGGAACCAGGTCACTCGTTTCTTCCAGAGGTTCGACCTCGGGGAATAATAGATCCCGACGGGTCTGAGCTTAGGCTGCATCCGGTCCACCTTTCTGATCGAGCCCGATGAACGACTCGAAGGAAACCCCCAGTGCTTTGGAGATTTTTTTCAGGGTTTCTATTGTCGGATTGGTCTTGCGCCGGCTTTCCAGGCGAATTACGTGCCCCGCAGAAAGGCCAGCCATGCGGGCCAGCATCTCCTGGGTGATTCCCTTTTCATTTCGGATCTTCTTAATTTGTTCGGCGAGTTTTTGATTCTTCATTAGGTTACATATATGCCGTCTTGCTGATGAGCTGTCAAACAAAAAGTTACATATAAATTCACTTGCTTTATTATCAGGTTATTGTAGACATGACATATATGTTAGATACTATCGGTGAACGGCTGAGAAAAGTCAGAGAATCAAAGGGCTTAACGATTGATGAGCTTTCGGAGAAGTGTGGACTGACATCGGGACATATCGGACGGATCGAACGAGATGATTCCCGTAACCCACGCTTCGAGACGATCCAGAAACTTGCCGAAGCACTCGGTGTAAATCCCGAGGACATCCTTTATCCCAAAGAAACTCCCGCGAGACCGAGGGAGGCTTTTGATGCTCCCAATTATATCCCGCGAGATATTCCTGTTATTGGTCTCACTAGGGCTGGTCGTGGCGGATTCTACGATGACCAGGGATTCCCGGTGGGAGAAGGGTTTCGGAAAGTTCATCGACCGATCGATGTGAAGGATCCCAACGCCTACGCGCTGATGGTGGAAGGCGATTCGATGTCGCCGATGTTGGAGAAAGGCTGGATCGTTTATGTGTGCCCAAATCACTGTTATGAAAATGGGGATCTTGTCGTCGTGGCGCTTAGAAGCGACGAGGTCATGATCAAAAAACTGCGCAAGTCAGACGGGATGTTGATTTTGCAATCCATAAATCCGGCCTATGAGCCGCTGATTTTGGTTCCGGATGGATTCAGATTTATCCATAAGGTGTGTTTGATTAAGCCGAAATAGGATACTGAACGCAGTGCGTTCATTTTTGAGAATATGAGAAAAAAGAATACAACTTTAACTGTTAAAAAAGATGCCCAGATACTCCGACAGGGATTTTACTCCCAAGTGCGGGGTGTAATTCACGACGCAAGGGGCAAGGCATACAGGGCCGTCAATCTCATTATGGTTGAGGCTTATTGGAACGTAGGCCGGTTAATTCTCGAAGAAGAACAGCATGGAAAAAAACGGGCGGATTACGGCTCCTTTCTCATCGGATCACTTGCCAAGCGCTTAACTCAAGAGTTCGGCCAAGGATTTGATGAACGCAACCTGTGGTACATGCGCTCCTTCTACGAAGGATTCCCGATTCTGAACGCACTGCGTTCAGAATTGAGCTGGACACATTATCGTTTGTTGCTTCGGGTAGAAAATAAACAGGCGCGTGCATGGTACATGAATGAAGCCGCCGAGGGGCATTGGTCTACACGTCAATTGGAGCGCCAGATTAATGCTCTTTACTACGAGCGTCTTCTGGCCAGCAAAAACAAAAAATCGGTCCGCAAAGAAGCATCAGGAAAATTAGCACAAGTAGAGCCCGAACAATTCATTCGTGATCCCTACGTGTTGGAATTCCTTAATCTGAAAGATTACCCCGGCCTTCGTGAAGCGGAATTGGAGAAAGCCATCATCGATAACTTGCAAAATTTTTTACTGGAGCTTGGCAAAGGTTTTTCCTTCGTGGCCAGGCAAAAGCGCATGCGATTTGAAGATGAAAATTTCTATGTTGATTTGGTTTTCTACAATTACATCCTCAAGTGTTTTGTCCTCATCGATTTAAAAATCGGAAAGCTCACTCACCAGGATATCGGCCAAATGGACAGCTATGTGCGCATGTTCGAACAGCATTGCCGCGGGGAGCAAGACAACCCGACGATCGGATTGATTCTTTGCTCCAAGAAAAATGAGGCCGTAGCAAAATATTCAGTGCTTCAGGATAGTAAGCAGATCTTCGCATCCAAATATAAATTGTACCTCCCAACTGAGCAGGAGTGGATTGAAGAATTGGAGCATGAACGAGAGTTAATTGAACAAAAGCAAAAATTGCTCAAGGGAGATTAAATGTGTGGTGCCGTTTCGATTCAGTATGATCCTGCCCTCAGAGAGGAATTGATCAAGTTCCTTTCTGAAGACGAGATCAAGAAATTTGAACGGAACGGCGAGATCGTATTCGCCTATTGGGATAAGCGGCCCCTGCTGCCTATACGCCAAGGGAACACGATTCGTATCCTTGATTGGGGCAACCGAGATGATAAGGTGCCTCTTCCGAAGACCGGCTGGGCGCGGCTTGAATCATTGCTGGCTAAGAAATGGGAGAGGCTCAAACCCAAGGTGGTGCTCATCCCGGCCCAGCGCGGTTGCGAAAAGAAAGTGTGGTTTGATCTGGATAAGGACATCAAGGCGGTCCTCATCCAAAAAGACGGCATGGAACGGGTCTACATGATCACTGAGGCTGCGACGCCGGAGTTCAAAGCTTTAACAGGACATGATCGGATGCCGAGGTTGACGGATCAATATCAAAAGGAACAGGTAAAAAAATGAGCTGGCGATTTGTTATCCCACATTTCCAAAATTTTTTAGACAATCTGGAACTGACCGAAAAACAGAAAAAGGATGCTCTGGAGAAGGTTGCCAATGTTTGGAGCTGCCTTCACAAGCACTATTATGGTCACCCTTTTATTGATCAGAAAACCATTCGTATTGTAGGCTCTCACGCTAAAGGTACAGCGATCAGGCCGCCATCTGATATTGATATCTTATTTGTTTTACCTAGCTCTGAATTCACACGGATCAATCAAAGGACGGGCAACGTCCAGTCTCAATTCCTTCAAGAAGTAAAATCGGTCTTGATTAATACCTTTCCAAAAACCGATTTGAGCGCAGATGGTCAGATTATAAAGGCACCCTTCTCTGACTATGCGGTAGAAGTCGTGCCCTCATTTTTAAGGGACGATGGAAAATACGTCATCTGTGATAGCAATGCGGGCGGACGTTGGAAAATCACAGATCCAAATTCAGAAATCTTTGAGATACGAAATACAGACTCTCTTACCTCCGGAAAAGCGACTCATTTAATTAAAATGCTCAAGGTCTGGAAGAAGACCTGCAACGTAGAAATAAAAACCTTCGTGCTTGAAATTGCCGCTTGGAGTTTTGTTCGTCAGTGGCCGCATAAGCATCAATCCCTTTTCTGGTATGATTGGATGATTCGTGATTTTTTTGGGTGGCTTCTGAATTTTAAGAACGCACCCGCTACTGTTCCTGGGACCGGGGAAATTATCCCATTGGGGGACGCTTGGTACTCTCGCTGTGAATCGGCCTACTCGCGGGCTCTCAAGGCTTGTGAATATGAGTATTACGATCAAGGGGATCATGCCGGGGAGGAATGGCAGAAGATTTTTGGGACGCAATTTTCTGCAATTGAAGGCCTTTTAAGGGCGATGTTGGGATGAAAGGGAAAAATGGCTAGCCAAGAACTTCAAAATATTTTGGCCCTCGCTCGTGAATTTTACGGGCGGGTTTGTTACACGCACAAAACCCACGAAAAGGACCGTGAGTTGCTGCATGATCGTGTTCGATGCACAAAATGGACGACGGTTATTCTCTCTTGTCTGACGACACTCTTTGCTTTTTTGGGAGGGGTGACCTCTGAGAGATGGGCAATAATAGCTTCAGGAATCTTCGCCGCATTGAGTACTGCCTTCGTCGTTTATCAGTTGAATTTTAACCATGAAAAAGACGAAGCCGAGCATCGGCATGCGGCGAAGAAACTCCTCGCTCTCAGAGAACGGTATTTGCTCCTGATCGAAAAAATTTTAGGACCGAGTTCTGACGTGACGATATTAAGGGAGAAACTTGAGCAACTTCAGGGCGAGGTATGCCTAATTTATGAACATGCTCCGGATACCTCCTCATCTGCCTACAAGGCCGCCCATGCTGGTTTAAATCAGAATCAAGAAATGACATTTACCGAAAACGAGATTGATCAGTTATTGCCTGAACGACTAAGGGTAAAGGGTGAATCATCGTAAGGGAGAGCTCAATGCAAAGCCGTTTGAGACAGCTCAGACTCCAAAACCAACCGTAGCCTCTCTGCATTCGACCAATCCCGAAATTGGCGGCCATTAATGTATAGAGTAGGAATTCTGTCCACTTTGAACTGGGTTGCGGCCGCGATATCCTCTTTTAGGAGTTTGGCAGTTTTTTCTGAAATAACACAATTTTCAAAAGAAGACCGTTCCATCTCCAATGCATCTGCTAAGGATTCGTAGTCTATGGACCGATTTTGAAAT
Coding sequences within it:
- a CDS encoding phosphoenolpyruvate carboxykinase (ATP); translation: MSTDQAKKFSLEDNGIKGTRKIYWDLSAPRLYEEAVCRNEGFIAADGPFIVHTGKYTGRSPNDKFIVKEPSSKVWWGKVNKSIEPAQFDALYAKVLQYLQGKDVFVQDCYAGCDPQFRVPIRVITEFAWHSLFAQNMFVPIKDKDQLKNHKPEYILINVPNFKADPAVDGTNSEAFILPNFGKKIILIGGTNYAGETKKSIFTLLNYLLPQKGVMSMHCSANIGPRGDAAVFFGLSGTGKTTLSADPERNLIGDDEHGWSDNGVFNFEGGCYAKVIKLSKSAEPEIYATTQRFGTVLENVVFDQATRKIDLDSEALTENTRASYPIGFIPNTVESGTGGHPKNVIMLTCDAFGVLPPVARLTSAQAMYHFLSGYTAKVAGTERGIKEPQATFSPCFGGPFMALHPGVYAKLLGEKIAKHKVNCWLVNTGWSGGPYGVGKRVSIADSRAIIKAALSGQLMEVSFQKDPFFGLEVPSQCPGISSPTILNPKNTWADKAAYDAKAKHLAQLFHDNFKQYADGVAEEIRKAGPVV